One segment of Arcanobacterium haemolyticum DSM 20595 DNA contains the following:
- a CDS encoding anti-sigma factor, whose product MKRFEDLLKRLDECHCADSGCDCSEVMEHLFELVDEHMPSHQAQRLLEHSAGCEHCADMIRAEVNVRVVLRKSCCGDVASEDLRARIIRVIER is encoded by the coding sequence GTGAAACGTTTTGAAGATTTGTTAAAGCGGCTTGATGAATGCCACTGCGCTGATTCGGGATGTGATTGCTCGGAAGTGATGGAGCACCTGTTCGAACTAGTTGATGAACACATGCCGTCACATCAGGCACAACGGTTGTTGGAACACAGTGCAGGGTGTGAGCATTGTGCGGACATGATCCGGGCCGAAGTGAATGTGCGGGTTGTTTTACGGAAATCGTGCTGCGGAGATGTGGCTTCTGAAGATCTGCGGGCTCGGATCATTAGGGTAATCGAACGTTAG
- a CDS encoding 50S ribosomal protein bL37 encodes MSKRSRKRRDRKKRGANHGKRPNT; translated from the coding sequence ATGTCGAAGCGTTCGCGTAAGCGCCGTGACCGCAAGAAGCGCGGTGCAAACCACGGCAAGCGTCCGAACACCTGA
- a CDS encoding SPFH domain-containing protein yields the protein MNTTATVTVSEDPVGHSGIRVDVKEKEAWTLGSGGAATLALLSLAFIALSAWGIISGAIAQDNHTDTVASNIVLLVSCVALVVVTFASTGFTVISPGESRTVQFFGTYKGTIRATGFNYTIPFSTRTKISVRVRNFETNETKVNDYSGNPINIAAIVVWQVADTAKAKFSVEDYENFIKSQSESALRHIATQHPYDFPVDGRSSLRGSTEDISVELANEVADRVSVAGLEIVETRISSLSYAPEIAQAMLQRQQAAAIVDARETIVDGAVSMVQMALDELERKEIVDLDPERRAAMVSNLLVVLCSDGQTQPVINAGGLYQ from the coding sequence ATGAACACAACCGCTACAGTTACAGTCTCTGAAGATCCAGTAGGGCACTCAGGAATCCGCGTAGACGTCAAAGAAAAAGAAGCCTGGACGCTCGGCTCCGGAGGCGCCGCGACTCTTGCTCTCCTCTCGCTTGCTTTCATCGCGCTCAGCGCATGGGGAATCATCAGCGGAGCAATCGCCCAGGACAACCATACTGACACAGTGGCATCGAACATCGTCCTGCTCGTATCGTGCGTCGCGCTCGTCGTCGTCACCTTCGCAAGCACAGGATTCACCGTGATCTCCCCCGGCGAATCCCGAACCGTCCAATTCTTCGGAACATACAAGGGAACAATCCGTGCAACGGGTTTCAACTACACAATCCCGTTCTCAACCCGCACCAAAATCTCCGTGCGCGTTCGCAACTTCGAAACCAACGAAACGAAAGTCAACGATTACTCCGGAAACCCAATCAACATCGCAGCAATCGTTGTATGGCAAGTAGCCGATACCGCCAAGGCAAAATTCTCTGTGGAAGACTACGAAAACTTCATCAAATCCCAGTCAGAATCAGCCCTGCGCCACATCGCAACCCAACACCCCTACGATTTCCCAGTTGATGGACGTTCATCGCTACGCGGATCAACCGAAGATATCAGCGTCGAACTCGCAAACGAAGTCGCAGATCGCGTAAGCGTTGCCGGCCTTGAAATCGTGGAAACACGCATCTCATCCCTCTCCTACGCGCCAGAAATTGCCCAAGCCATGCTGCAACGCCAGCAAGCCGCCGCAATCGTGGACGCCCGTGAAACAATCGTTGACGGCGCAGTATCCATGGTTCAGATGGCACTCGATGAACTCGAACGCAAAGAAATCGTTGATCTCGATCCGGAACGCCGCGCAGCGATGGTCTCCAACCTGCTCGTTGTGCTTTGCTCCGATGGGCAAACCCAACCAGTCATCAACGCGGGAGGGCTCTACCAGTAA
- a CDS encoding DUF5692 family protein, whose amino-acid sequence MSSLFLWEIGTPAVYLFWVIVLIAQIAIAEINRRWNWTIFALWTIGGIAVMPYVIAHGVPMVGWFPFGKFVIMIATATMTGYLLVLGKRHPDKARKYALWMGVALWLGLAINIMEANIRDITIFFEADTYYACGADPQCLQAINDARTIDVLNGLPESRGISAPLHSAEWYQALAANFEANHIGIDPATGFRTIGGYWNLLSAAAGLLNIITITGLGKIFVTSESKAVKANGKKQVRGLIWVDMVWPWVIAYDLWNHAFLYNALADYTWYCTLALLLACTIPAFTWAKGQWIWFRCFTLMFWIAANNLLPELLVKPSEMTNFATMNPVANIVCAWAALIFNLGLFVYWLYKIVAKKRHPLTGCLYFELSEFRTIVRQHADRETATWLTREIPETPEQLGFIDRQSGKHSPRNQ is encoded by the coding sequence ATGTCTTCATTATTCCTCTGGGAAATCGGAACGCCAGCGGTCTATCTTTTCTGGGTTATCGTGCTCATTGCTCAAATCGCCATTGCAGAAATCAACCGGCGGTGGAATTGGACGATTTTTGCACTCTGGACTATCGGTGGGATCGCCGTGATGCCTTACGTGATCGCACACGGGGTGCCGATGGTGGGATGGTTCCCGTTCGGCAAGTTCGTGATTATGATTGCCACCGCAACCATGACCGGCTACCTGCTGGTTCTTGGGAAGCGCCACCCGGACAAGGCGCGCAAGTATGCGTTGTGGATGGGCGTGGCGTTGTGGCTTGGGCTTGCGATTAACATTATGGAAGCCAATATCCGTGACATCACGATTTTCTTTGAGGCAGATACGTATTATGCATGCGGTGCCGATCCGCAGTGTTTGCAAGCGATTAACGACGCGCGGACGATCGACGTGCTTAACGGTCTGCCCGAATCACGTGGCATTTCCGCACCGCTCCATTCTGCGGAATGGTATCAAGCTCTGGCAGCAAACTTTGAAGCCAACCATATTGGTATTGATCCAGCCACTGGCTTCCGCACGATCGGCGGCTACTGGAACTTGCTTTCCGCAGCAGCCGGGCTTCTCAACATCATCACGATCACCGGCCTTGGCAAGATCTTCGTAACCTCCGAATCGAAGGCCGTTAAGGCCAACGGAAAGAAGCAAGTTCGCGGTTTAATCTGGGTTGATATGGTGTGGCCATGGGTAATCGCATACGATCTATGGAATCACGCGTTCCTTTACAATGCGCTTGCCGATTACACCTGGTATTGCACGCTGGCACTGTTGCTGGCTTGCACGATCCCAGCATTTACCTGGGCAAAGGGCCAGTGGATCTGGTTCCGATGCTTCACACTCATGTTCTGGATCGCAGCTAACAACTTACTTCCTGAACTCCTTGTGAAGCCAAGCGAGATGACCAACTTTGCCACCATGAACCCTGTAGCAAATATCGTGTGCGCATGGGCGGCTCTCATCTTCAACCTCGGCCTGTTCGTGTACTGGCTCTACAAGATCGTAGCCAAGAAACGCCATCCACTCACCGGTTGTCTCTACTTCGAACTGAGCGAATTCCGCACGATCGTACGCCAACATGCTGATAGAGAAACGGCCACATGGCTCACCCGCGAAATTCCAGAGACTCCCGAACAGCTCGGCTTCATTGATCGACAATCCGGAAAGCATTCACCCCGTAACCAATGA
- a CDS encoding DUF5692 family protein — translation MILMTLTSTPTVDYPVLFAFETGEWWDYVMLIVVTAALAITAWLAQRNKWVVLAVFVIAPVLLTIFWWPYSTQGTGSAGWFPIVKQYSALAGSLCLVALQYSQKLRRNQWYLLIPPAILAINILEAVIRDFQCASIHNLHPETGLATWGGPWNYMNGIAGILNLLAISGWVGIFVANNKSKAIMWGDLTLGWIIAYDLWNFAYVYNCLSDRAWYSGVALLASCTIPALFPRLRGSWIQFRAYTLTLWSAVVLTFPHFMHDSMFAHRSAHNTTALFLFSFLALVVNIVVFGYHIYRISVLKRNPFKVEVYSDTPEYVRMVRKNASNEDKDLIAARLDTTPERLGYRKAVKRRRGMRPKKG, via the coding sequence ATGATCTTGATGACCCTTACCTCCACACCAACGGTGGATTACCCTGTGCTATTCGCGTTCGAAACAGGCGAATGGTGGGACTACGTGATGCTTATTGTTGTCACGGCAGCCCTTGCCATTACTGCTTGGCTAGCCCAACGAAATAAGTGGGTGGTGCTTGCAGTATTTGTGATTGCCCCAGTTCTGCTCACTATTTTCTGGTGGCCGTATTCCACCCAAGGAACCGGATCTGCAGGCTGGTTCCCGATCGTGAAGCAGTATTCGGCGCTCGCTGGTTCACTCTGTTTGGTAGCCTTGCAATATTCACAGAAGCTCCGCCGAAACCAATGGTATCTGCTGATCCCCCCAGCTATTTTGGCAATCAATATTTTGGAAGCAGTCATCCGTGATTTCCAGTGCGCATCAATCCACAACCTGCACCCAGAAACAGGCCTAGCCACTTGGGGCGGCCCATGGAACTACATGAACGGAATCGCCGGAATCCTCAACCTTCTTGCAATCTCCGGCTGGGTGGGCATCTTCGTTGCCAATAATAAGAGCAAGGCGATCATGTGGGGCGATCTCACGCTCGGCTGGATTATCGCCTACGATCTGTGGAACTTCGCATACGTCTATAACTGCCTCTCAGATCGGGCTTGGTACTCCGGCGTAGCACTACTCGCTTCCTGCACGATTCCAGCACTCTTCCCACGGCTTCGCGGTTCATGGATCCAATTCCGGGCGTATACACTCACGTTGTGGTCTGCGGTTGTTCTTACTTTCCCGCATTTCATGCACGATTCAATGTTTGCTCACCGATCTGCACACAACACCACAGCACTCTTCCTCTTCTCATTCTTGGCACTCGTGGTCAACATCGTGGTATTCGGCTATCACATCTACCGAATCTCCGTACTCAAGCGAAATCCGTTCAAAGTTGAGGTCTACTCTGACACCCCAGAATACGTTCGGATGGTTCGCAAGAATGCATCGAATGAGGATAAAGATCTGATCGCCGCACGCCTTGACACCACGCCAGAACGGCTCGGCTATCGCAAGGCTGTAAAGCGCCGGCGGGGTATGCGCCCGAAGAAAGGCTAA
- a CDS encoding type II toxin-antitoxin system VapC family toxin — protein sequence MIYLDTSAAAKLFLPESGTERVKGYLRSGETIVSSTLLRTELIRTLVRSLDSVVEHTLIPDYVDALLPAITLISVSDPILSQSEGILGHSKTLDALHIATALSVNSSGDPVKILTFDKNFAACAKRCGFDVLET from the coding sequence ATGATCTACCTTGATACGTCTGCCGCAGCCAAACTTTTTCTACCAGAAAGTGGAACCGAACGTGTCAAAGGATATTTACGTTCGGGAGAAACAATAGTTTCATCCACTCTCTTACGCACAGAGCTCATCCGCACACTGGTACGAAGTCTTGATTCAGTAGTGGAACATACCCTAATCCCCGATTATGTTGACGCTCTTCTACCAGCGATCACGCTCATATCAGTGTCAGATCCGATCCTTTCCCAAAGCGAAGGAATTCTTGGGCATTCAAAAACGCTTGACGCTCTTCACATTGCTACAGCACTCAGTGTCAACTCATCTGGGGATCCGGTGAAAATTCTGACTTTCGATAAGAACTTTGCCGCCTGTGCCAAGCGATGCGGCTTCGACGTTCTGGAGACATAG
- a CDS encoding type II toxin-antitoxin system Phd/YefM family antitoxin, whose amino-acid sequence MLITEQDTAHYVSLRELNQQSGRVMARVRDSQQEVIVTDRGKPIATIVPIQAEVSPLARLIAEGNALPASQSISSIDIDSLVITTQSNHSLDDVIQKDRDDRL is encoded by the coding sequence ATGTTAATAACTGAGCAGGACACAGCCCACTATGTATCCCTGCGGGAACTAAATCAGCAGTCAGGCAGAGTCATGGCTCGTGTTCGCGATTCACAGCAAGAAGTGATTGTAACCGACCGCGGTAAGCCAATCGCTACAATTGTGCCCATTCAAGCAGAAGTATCACCGTTAGCGCGCCTTATCGCAGAAGGCAACGCGCTACCCGCATCTCAATCAATATCCAGCATTGATATCGATTCCCTTGTCATCACTACCCAATCTAACCATTCATTAGATGACGTAATCCAAAAAGATAGAGATGACCGGCTATGA
- a CDS encoding GDSL-type esterase/lipase family protein — protein sequence MSNIETEHPTRIFFIGDELVAGFGDARAMGWTGRVMARTACEPPLMHLTLATPGEGTEALASRWENDIVPRLDRDAENRLVIGLGSHDLESSLSLARSRLYVANILDNAMSMGLAPFVVGPPPRNDQPLRNQNDLSQAYEQACTRRNIPYVDCFTPLYNHEQWATDMSMNASYTPRQAGYGLMAWLVLHKGWHDWLGITQPDVM from the coding sequence ATGAGCAACATTGAGACCGAACATCCCACCCGCATCTTTTTCATCGGAGATGAACTAGTTGCGGGCTTTGGCGACGCCCGCGCGATGGGGTGGACTGGGCGCGTGATGGCGCGCACCGCGTGCGAACCTCCACTCATGCATCTCACGTTGGCTACTCCCGGTGAAGGAACGGAAGCACTTGCGTCCCGTTGGGAGAACGATATCGTTCCACGCCTAGATCGCGACGCCGAAAATCGTCTTGTGATCGGGTTAGGATCACATGATTTGGAAAGCTCGCTATCGCTTGCACGCTCACGCCTCTATGTGGCGAATATTCTTGATAATGCGATGAGTATGGGGTTGGCACCGTTCGTCGTCGGACCTCCTCCACGCAACGATCAACCGTTACGCAACCAAAACGATCTCAGCCAAGCCTACGAACAGGCGTGTACGCGGCGAAACATTCCGTACGTGGATTGTTTTACGCCGTTGTATAACCATGAACAGTGGGCCACGGATATGTCGATGAATGCGAGTTACACCCCACGTCAGGCGGGATATGGATTGATGGCGTGGCTCGTGTTGCATAAGGGGTGGCATGACTGGCTGGGAATCACACAACCAGATGTGATGTAA
- a CDS encoding multifunctional oxoglutarate decarboxylase/oxoglutarate dehydrogenase thiamine pyrophosphate-binding subunit/dihydrolipoyllysine-residue succinyltransferase subunit gives MASSQSEEFGANQGFIEDLYSSFLQNPQSVGPQWHEMFHAWQAEGREAPSSSLSPSEETQEAQRTVHSSHSREATPATNVTRSDLPPQPRSAAQPAVTPYAKKFDLKPKFDDIFTKSDTEYVQLKGAERGLAKNMDSSLELPTATSVRALPARVMFDNRTVINKYLATTRGGKISFTHLIAYAMVEALSEMPEMNYSYQVSDAGKPTLVKPSAVNLGIAIDVAKPNGERTLVVPSIKNAEHMTFSEFLAAYENLVKRGREGALTIEDYQGTTASLTNPGGLGTTHSIPRLMKGQGLIVGVGSMVYPPAFAGTAEAQLARMSVSKVVHVTSTYDHRVIQGATSGRFLRLMEHKLLGLDGFYERIYIALHVPYKPFVWETDVEYDAERELGKPARIAELIHAYRSRGHLIADTDPLSFHIRRHPDLEIGSYGLTLWDLDRSFPTGGFAHSSHLTLREILDQLRESYCRTVGIEYMHIQDPVQRRWFQERIEKPAEPATIDQRRRILTKLNEAEAFETFLQTKYVGQKRFSLEGGESLIPALDSILEGAAESGLSDVAIGMAHRGRLNVLTNIAGKSYGQVFNEFDGRIDPSSVQGSGDVKYHLGTEGVYTSPKGDKVGVYLAANPSHLEAADGVLEGIVRGKHDLIGTDGTFYPVLPILIHGDAALSGQGVVWEVFNLSQLPAYKNGGTIHIVVNNQIGFTTSPSSGRSSRYTTDIAKGLQIPIFHVNGDDPEAVARMARMAQEFREAFHKDVIVDISCYRRRGHNEGDDPSMTQPVMYSLVDSKRTTRHIYAEALIGRGDMTAEDVAELESAYHDTLNEALNSVRASEQTRTESEEQASRSLGKPQSQEDDAGAMIGWQTAVSPDVVARIGAAHVQVPDGFTPHKKIMQLFNKRNTMCSEGKIDWGFGELLAFGSLLIEGVPVRMSGQDVRRGTFVQRHATVHGEGTGTEWTPLQHLTEDQAPLAIYDSALSEYSVMAFEYGYSVERPDALVVWEAQFGDFANGAQTVVDEFISSAEQKWNQRSSVVLMLPHGYEGQGPDHSSARIERYLQLCAENNMIVAQPSTPANHFHMLRRQAYQRPRKPLIAITPKQLLRRKGATSAVEEFTSGTFQPVIGEHRTDLNVTRVIMCTGRLYYDLVERRDQNNDTSVAIIRLEQLYPNPVAELKAELDKYPNAELLWVQDEPANQGAWPHLALEMFMPMGLQVRRVSRPAAASTATGLGKIHQAQAQTLLNEAFAR, from the coding sequence GTGGCGTCATCTCAATCGGAAGAATTTGGAGCTAACCAAGGCTTCATCGAGGATCTCTACTCCTCATTCCTTCAAAATCCCCAAAGTGTAGGACCGCAGTGGCACGAGATGTTCCACGCATGGCAAGCAGAAGGACGCGAAGCCCCGTCGTCGTCCCTTTCCCCATCAGAAGAAACCCAAGAAGCCCAACGAACCGTGCATTCATCGCACTCTCGCGAAGCAACACCAGCTACCAACGTGACCCGTTCGGATCTTCCGCCGCAACCGCGATCGGCAGCACAACCGGCGGTCACCCCATACGCAAAGAAATTCGATCTCAAACCAAAATTCGATGATATCTTCACCAAAAGCGACACGGAATACGTCCAGCTGAAAGGCGCAGAACGTGGCCTGGCGAAAAATATGGATTCGTCACTGGAACTTCCAACTGCTACGTCGGTGCGTGCGCTCCCAGCCCGAGTCATGTTTGATAACCGCACTGTCATCAATAAATACCTTGCCACAACCCGCGGCGGAAAAATCTCCTTCACACACCTGATCGCCTACGCAATGGTGGAAGCCCTCTCTGAAATGCCGGAGATGAACTACTCGTATCAGGTGAGTGACGCGGGCAAGCCAACACTCGTGAAACCCTCCGCAGTAAACCTGGGTATCGCAATTGACGTTGCCAAACCAAACGGTGAACGCACGCTCGTTGTGCCATCCATCAAAAACGCGGAACACATGACCTTCTCTGAGTTCCTGGCGGCCTACGAAAATCTGGTGAAACGAGGCCGCGAAGGCGCCCTCACCATCGAAGATTACCAAGGCACAACGGCTTCCCTCACAAACCCCGGCGGGCTCGGAACTACGCACTCAATCCCGCGCCTTATGAAAGGCCAGGGGCTGATCGTAGGCGTTGGATCGATGGTTTACCCACCTGCGTTCGCTGGAACTGCCGAAGCGCAACTGGCGCGCATGAGCGTATCGAAAGTCGTACACGTCACTTCAACCTACGATCACCGCGTGATCCAGGGCGCAACGTCCGGGCGATTCTTGCGCCTCATGGAACACAAGCTCCTGGGACTCGATGGATTCTACGAACGCATCTACATCGCACTTCACGTGCCATACAAGCCTTTCGTCTGGGAAACGGACGTGGAGTATGACGCCGAACGGGAACTCGGCAAACCAGCCCGCATCGCAGAACTCATTCACGCGTATCGTTCGCGCGGGCACCTGATCGCGGATACCGATCCGCTTTCGTTCCATATCCGCCGCCACCCCGATCTGGAAATCGGATCGTATGGCCTCACGCTGTGGGATCTTGATCGATCGTTCCCAACGGGCGGATTTGCTCATTCGTCTCACTTGACCTTGCGCGAAATCCTTGACCAACTGCGCGAATCCTACTGCCGCACCGTAGGCATCGAATACATGCATATTCAAGATCCCGTGCAGCGGCGCTGGTTCCAAGAACGCATCGAAAAGCCGGCCGAACCGGCAACAATCGACCAGCGACGCCGAATCCTCACCAAACTCAACGAAGCCGAAGCATTCGAAACCTTCCTACAAACTAAGTATGTGGGGCAAAAGCGGTTCTCACTAGAAGGCGGCGAATCGTTGATTCCAGCGCTCGATTCGATCCTAGAAGGGGCTGCCGAATCCGGGCTTTCTGACGTGGCGATCGGGATGGCTCACCGCGGGCGATTGAACGTGTTAACGAACATTGCTGGGAAATCTTACGGGCAGGTCTTTAACGAATTCGACGGGCGCATCGATCCGTCATCCGTGCAAGGATCTGGGGACGTCAAGTATCACCTGGGAACCGAAGGCGTTTATACCTCACCTAAGGGCGATAAAGTTGGTGTTTACTTGGCCGCGAACCCATCGCATTTGGAAGCTGCCGACGGCGTGTTGGAAGGTATCGTGCGCGGCAAGCACGATCTCATAGGCACAGATGGTACGTTCTATCCTGTTTTGCCGATTCTCATTCACGGCGATGCTGCCCTTTCTGGCCAGGGCGTGGTGTGGGAAGTGTTCAACCTTTCACAACTGCCAGCCTACAAGAACGGTGGAACCATCCACATCGTGGTGAACAACCAGATCGGCTTCACCACCTCTCCATCATCCGGCCGTTCTTCGCGTTACACCACCGATATTGCCAAAGGTCTGCAGATCCCGATCTTCCACGTGAATGGCGATGATCCCGAAGCCGTGGCGCGGATGGCGCGGATGGCTCAAGAATTCCGCGAAGCCTTCCACAAAGACGTGATCGTTGACATTTCTTGTTATCGCCGGCGCGGGCATAACGAAGGCGACGATCCTTCGATGACCCAGCCAGTCATGTATTCTTTAGTTGATTCCAAACGCACCACCCGCCATATTTATGCCGAAGCGTTGATCGGCCGTGGCGATATGACTGCCGAAGACGTTGCCGAACTCGAATCCGCGTACCATGACACTCTAAATGAGGCGCTCAATTCTGTGCGCGCTTCCGAACAGACTCGTACCGAATCTGAAGAACAGGCATCGCGTTCTTTGGGCAAACCTCAATCTCAAGAAGACGACGCCGGGGCGATGATTGGCTGGCAGACTGCCGTTTCGCCGGATGTTGTTGCGCGCATTGGCGCTGCTCATGTTCAGGTGCCGGACGGGTTTACGCCACACAAGAAGATCATGCAGCTGTTTAACAAACGCAACACGATGTGTTCCGAAGGGAAGATCGATTGGGGCTTTGGCGAACTGCTGGCTTTCGGTTCCTTGTTGATCGAAGGCGTACCAGTGCGTATGTCTGGCCAAGATGTTCGCCGTGGAACATTCGTACAACGCCACGCTACCGTTCATGGCGAAGGCACGGGTACCGAATGGACCCCACTGCAACACTTAACCGAAGATCAGGCTCCACTGGCAATCTACGATTCCGCGTTGTCTGAATATTCTGTGATGGCGTTCGAGTACGGGTATTCCGTAGAGCGCCCTGATGCCCTGGTGGTGTGGGAAGCCCAGTTCGGTGATTTCGCCAACGGCGCTCAAACCGTGGTTGATGAATTCATTTCTTCTGCGGAACAAAAGTGGAACCAGCGTTCTTCCGTTGTTCTCATGTTGCCGCACGGATACGAAGGCCAGGGGCCGGATCACTCGTCGGCTCGTATCGAACGGTATTTGCAGTTGTGCGCAGAAAACAACATGATCGTGGCCCAGCCGTCTACCCCGGCAAACCACTTCCACATGTTGCGCCGCCAGGCCTACCAGCGGCCACGCAAGCCACTCATCGCAATCACGCCTAAACAGTTGTTGCGCCGCAAGGGAGCAACATCTGCCGTGGAAGAGTTCACGTCAGGCACGTTCCAGCCGGTGATCGGCGAACACCGCACCGATCTGAATGTCACGCGCGTCATCATGTGTACCGGCCGCCTCTACTACGATTTGGTAGAACGGCGGGATCAGAACAACGATACGTCCGTTGCCATTATCCGCCTTGAACAGCTCTACCCGAACCCAGTAGCCGAACTGAAGGCTGAACTCGATAAGTATCCGAACGCAGAACTGCTGTGGGTACAAGACGAACCAGCTAACCAAGGCGCATGGCCACACCTTGCTCTGGAAATGTTCATGCCGATGGGGTTGCAGGTACGCCGCGTATCCCGCCCGGCAGCCGCTTCAACCGCCACTGGTTTGGGCAAGATTCACCAGGCGCAAGCACAAACTCTTCTGAATGAGGCGTTTGCTAGGTAG
- a CDS encoding hemolysin family protein, translated as MDLVMMGLGVLLTLGTAIFVAAEFSLVALDPATVDSKAEAGDVRAKKVTKALHHLSLQLSSCQVGITITTILLGYVAQAPLQDLFVKLLGRTDLAYTAVLATGVIGAFIVVNLFSMVFGELVPKNMALAEPLRTASLVSLPLRAFTAVFKPVIVGLNNSANWILHRFGVEVAEELSGARSATELSALVRRSAEQGTLDVSTARLLTRSIDIGALTAVDVMTDRGRVRHLHADQTAADIIDLARSTGHSRFPVIGEDMDDIRGIVNLRRAIAVPFERRGEVIVTSSSLMIPVPRVPETLELAPLLVRLRASGSQVAVVVDEYGGVSGIVTLEDVIEEIVGDVADEHDRRRARSRVLATGETIVPGLMRPDEISREFHIEVPDDGPWETLGGWIMAGLGKIPDVGDEYTEDGITARVEKMDGRRVETVRLTVNIEQEENE; from the coding sequence ATGGATCTTGTAATGATGGGGCTGGGAGTTCTCTTGACTCTCGGTACTGCCATTTTTGTGGCAGCGGAATTTTCTCTGGTGGCCTTAGACCCAGCAACTGTGGATTCGAAGGCTGAAGCGGGGGATGTTCGCGCGAAGAAAGTAACGAAGGCTCTTCATCATCTTTCCCTCCAATTGTCATCGTGCCAGGTGGGTATCACGATTACCACAATTTTGTTGGGCTATGTAGCGCAGGCTCCGTTGCAGGATCTTTTTGTGAAGCTCTTGGGGAGAACCGATCTGGCCTATACTGCAGTGTTGGCAACAGGGGTGATTGGCGCATTTATCGTGGTCAATCTGTTTTCGATGGTTTTTGGTGAACTTGTGCCAAAAAATATGGCGCTCGCGGAACCATTGCGTACAGCATCTCTGGTATCGCTTCCGTTGCGGGCATTTACTGCTGTGTTTAAACCGGTCATTGTTGGATTGAATAATTCGGCTAACTGGATTTTGCATCGGTTTGGGGTAGAGGTGGCAGAAGAATTGTCGGGGGCTCGTTCAGCCACTGAACTGTCGGCACTCGTGCGCCGCTCGGCGGAACAGGGCACATTAGATGTTTCCACTGCGCGTCTGCTTACTCGTTCGATCGATATTGGCGCCCTCACAGCGGTTGATGTGATGACTGATCGTGGGCGCGTCCGCCATCTTCACGCAGATCAAACCGCTGCAGATATTATCGATCTCGCGCGTTCCACAGGGCATTCGCGTTTCCCCGTGATTGGGGAAGATATGGATGATATTCGTGGAATCGTCAACCTCCGCCGTGCGATCGCAGTTCCTTTTGAACGTCGGGGAGAGGTGATCGTAACGTCGTCGTCGCTCATGATTCCTGTACCACGCGTCCCGGAAACACTGGAACTTGCGCCACTGCTTGTGCGTCTGCGTGCATCTGGATCTCAAGTTGCGGTGGTTGTTGATGAATACGGCGGTGTTTCGGGAATCGTTACGCTCGAAGATGTGATTGAAGAAATCGTAGGCGATGTGGCGGATGAACACGATCGCAGGCGTGCTCGTTCGCGCGTACTTGCTACAGGGGAAACGATCGTGCCAGGGCTCATGCGCCCTGATGAAATCAGCCGTGAATTCCATATAGAAGTGCCGGATGACGGCCCGTGGGAAACGCTTGGTGGTTGGATTATGGCCGGACTTGGGAAGATTCCGGACGTGGGCGATGAATACACAGAAGATGGGATCACGGCTCGCGTGGAAAAGATGGATGGGCGAAGGGTCGAAACCGTACGTCTCACAGTCAATATTGAGCAGGAAGAGAACGAATGA